The Microtus pennsylvanicus isolate mMicPen1 chromosome 18, mMicPen1.hap1, whole genome shotgun sequence region TCACACATAGCATGTTATTCCTCAACTGTTAAAAGTGAGGAGTTCTTGTCCATCGTTACAAAATGGATGGAGTTATGTTCAATAGTTAGGCCCTAATGTTTGTATAATCTCTTAAAATAGAACTGCTAGCTGGACAACAAGCATTTAAAGCATAAGCCTATGAAGATTTTTGATACTCTGTCCATATGTATAGACAGACTGCATGATATGATACTGGTTACTAAACCTGTGCTGTAATAGAAAGtgggaaaacataaaaaatatgaaGTAACAAATATACAaggtgaaataaagaaaatttacagcATAAGATCTCTATGTATTAAGAGTGCACTTCATTCAGGAGTTTTTTCTAAAGCGGCTTTTGGAGCAAAGGAATTTTAcattatatgcatacatacacatatatgcacatatatacacatatacatacatacacacacacacgtatgtaggCAGAGTCTGCTTATTCGATTCTCTGTCACCTAGACCCAAAAtagtaacacagaaactatattaatttcaacactgtttggccagtagcttaggaGTGTGTcatagatagctcttatatcttaaattaacccatttctattattttatattttaccatgaggtttgtggtttACGGGCATGGTTCCGGAGCATCTATCTTCTTCCGCAGctactgcctggctttactctgctaatctattgaccaaaagcagcttctttattaaccaatggcaataaaacatattcatagcatacagaggggaattccacatcatatatatatatatatatatatatatatatatattcagtttcaCTCTTAATTTTACATTAAATTAGAAATATGTGTAGTAATGACCTCCAACAGTTATGACTGGAGGAAACAGTGGGAACTCACAGAGGCAAGAAAGTATTTTGTATCTTGATTGGGTTTGGAGTCAAGTAGTTACATTTACCCACGTCGATTTATTGAAATACGCATTTGtttaatgtatacataatacTTTTCATTAATTAAACTATAAAGTATCAAATACAGCaacatttaaaattgaaatattatTTCACAAGAAATGTTACATCACTCAAGATAATATTTTCTAGGTTCAGCCCTTTATTGACAAATATCATGATTTCTCTTTGTTTACATacgagtagtattccattgtgtatatgtaccacattttcattatccactcatcCAGTGGAAGACATTTGgcttgtttccatttcctggacaATGTGAATAAGACATCAGCAGACACTAGTGAACAAGTCTCTGTGGATTAGGATGTTTAGTTATTTGGTCATATGCCAATGAGTAGTATATCTGGGTCATATAGTCGATACAGTTTTAGTCTTTTGAAGATTCTCCATCTTGCTTTCCAGAGCAGCTACACCAGTTCACATTCCTTCCAAAAATGAGTGAGGAGTCCACTTTCTCCACAACCTAGACAACATTTGGTGTCAGAGTTTAAACTGATTTTAAGCATGCTGCTTGGCATGACATGAAATGTCAAAGttgttttagtttgcatttttcTCATTGCTTAGGATGATAAGGCCTTTTCAAGATTTTAttagcaatttttatttattctcttgagaactctctgtgtagGTCTCAGACCCAGTTTTCAAATGGTGATTTGGTTTTTAGACtcgtaatttttaaaattctttatatattctgagtATTAACCCTCTCTCTGGTGTATAACAGACAAAGGTTCTCTCCCATTTTGTGGTTTTTAGGTTTATGAAGACCCATTCATCAATTGCTTGCCTCAATCCTTAGCAAATTGAGTCCTGTCAATAAGGACAAATGctacacattctctctcattgTAATTCCTAGCTCCAAATTCTCAGATGTGCATATACAACAAACCAGAAATGCATAAAGAGACCATATGTTGGGGAGCTTGGGAGGGAATAGCAGTATAGAGATGATATAAGTGGGAAATGGAAAAATGAGGAGGGAATCTGACTGGGGAGGAGGGTGGAAGgtcaaaacagaaggaagaggagggatgggGACAAATAATAGGAAGGTTGATTTTTAGGCTGTAAGGgtttgtaatattttatatttccttgaaATTATACATAATACTTGATtacatatgtatatctgtgcacatatttacatgcatacatatatgtatgtatacacactatctatatctatatctaatctatatctatatccctctatctctatctatgtatatatctatatcatctctctctatatatatatttacatacagaaCCAGTTTCTGGCATGAGAAGCCTCCTTTTGAATGGTTAGTCAGTGTAGTCATTGTGACTCCCAAAATAATATGGATTATACATGTAATCAATGGTCATTTCTTAGTGGATGAGGTTACACCCCTATTGCAGAATGTGCTTCACATTTAGGACAAAGGACTCAGATGATCTGAGCTTGATGTAATTTCTTTCCTGTGGTAAGACTTCCATGGTCCCAGAAAATAATGTACAAATTGCCAAGGGAAGGAAGCAATTAAGCAGTCATACCAAGCTTCAATAGTCATGAATCATTTGAAAAAATGTAAACACTTGAAATTCAAGTCATGGATGCTGTGCACTCCAGGGGATAGCGTAAATCTGTCAGAAATTCAATTCAAGAGGAAATAAGTTCAACAACActtattggaaatttttttcttgaggGGTTAGAGAGTCACAGAGAAAGATTCAGGGCAAAGACAAGGGAAGAATATGGAAGGCATGACCAAGGAAAGTTAACCAAGGCTTTAGGAAAGAGTGAAACTGAAGGCAGTCTCTCTCCAACTTTAAGTGTGCTTGGATGTTAATGTATAAAATCTGATCTTATTCTTTCATTGCTAAATATGGTAGATACTTGAAGTTCAAGACTTAAATGGGTGGGCAGAGATTTAGAATAGGCGGTCTTAAAAATGCATGTTTGTTTGCTATATTTATTCTAAAATGTGAGGATATTGAAGGAAACTGGGATTGTGAgaatttcaattattttctctTAACATTTAGAAAACAACTTGTGGAAAATAGGGTCATTTCTATAGAATATAATATTCATTAATATTTCTCATGTTCAATGACCAAAGAAATCCCGACCTTCCCTGTACTGCTTTGGGCCTTCTTTGGAGGGAAGGGTTTTTAAACAGTGGGAGCGATCCTGGCCTCAAGTGATTTGGTTACAAAGATACATAGGCCAAGGAAAATGCTTGTTAAACTCATTCTGTGTTGCACTCAGCAAGTAACTCATTTAgaatttaatgtttcttttaaaacagaacaCAGAGGCTTTAGGAAGCAAGTTCAGTTACTGCCAAGACATTACCCTAATTCTGTGCTATATTCATCTTAGATTTTGGCATCTAAAAGATACTCAATAAATGTCTgttcaatttcaaaaaaaaagattacatcACAAGTAGATGCAGTGAGAACATAAAAGAGTTTTAGGATGCTGTAGTCAGTTTCTGTTTAACAAGCCCCATTTCACCTTATTTCTACAAAATGTCCGTTTTCTCAACCAATTGAAGAAGATTTTGAAACTGGCCCATCTAAATAGAGGCCATGTTGATTCTCAAAACAACTGTGTGTGATCAAGGACTCACTCAACTACTACACcagactgcttcctgttctccaggATTTCTTGAAGAACTCGtttcttcaccttctttctcagGAGTGTCCTGCATGGCTCTCTGCAGTAGTACCTTCAGAGTCTGCCTCTGGAACCTGCGGTGCCTAACGGAGCCAATAAGGAAGTAAATGATGGGGTTGGCACAGCTGTTAATGCAGGATAGAAAAGTTGTCATTTCAACAACAAGGCAAAAGAAAACTTCATTGAACTCCTCAATCCAACTTAAGAGGAACAAATAGATACCAAAGGGCAGACCAAAGAATAAGAAGACCAGCACTGTGAAGGTAATGGTCACACACAACCTGGTCACAGGAATTCTTTGTGAGCCACAGAAGATCCTGACCAACAGGGTCAGGCTCGATCCACAAAGAACCACAGATGATACTATAACAAATACAACAGTGATAAAATTATAACTCCTACACAAAGAACGGTTATAATAGTGATTTAGAAGGCCGCAATCATGCCCTAACAGGAGACTCAACAGTAGAGAGAAGGCCCAGAGCAGGGCACATATGACAGCTGATAAGTGTCTTGGTCGCTGACAGTGATACCAGATGGgccacaaaacagacaaacagcgCTCAGCACTGATGGCTGCAATAATACACATACCTGCAAGGTAAACAAAGATGAATGCATTTATGAGGTAGTTGGGAATATTGAAACAGATGACATGGAAATGAAAAAGGATATATCCCAGGGTATGCACAGTCAGAAAGCTGAGGGAGAGGAAGTCAGCCCCAGCCAGGTTGAGGACATAGACAGAGAAGGCATTCCTTTGTATGTGGAAGCTCAGAAGCCACAGCACTATGGCATTTCCTGCCAGCCCAACTACGGCAATGCCAGCTTTAAGAATATTCAGGATAATGGTGATGGAGTCAATACAGGGTAAGTTTTCAGTGCAGTAAGTTTCATTCATTGTTGTGTTGTCCGTGCTCCAGGCTGGGGTGGATGGATCCATACTTGGGAATTTTCCACTAGCGTTCCTGCAAAGTAAATTGAAATATAAACACATGACACGTTCTATCAAGACCACGTGTCTGGGACAGGTTCATAAGGAAGGGGAAACAGGCTTGCAGAGATGAGGCAATTTATCAAAACTCCTAAATTCTAGAATCTTCTTTTAAACCCAGTTTTTACTATTCAGTCTATCTGCAGAGCAATGCCTCTAGTGATATTGGGGTAGCTGATACCAGTATATTTGCTAAGCATCTTATGCTGTGTTAGGAAGAGACGGAATTTCAAAACTAAATTTCTTGCTGTTCCAGGGCTGAGGTTCCTTCTTAGGTGTAGGAATATGGAAGATCCTGGCCAAGCCATAGCTGCACTCAGTCTCTGTAAGGGGTCTATTAAATGGGAAAAATGGAATAATGAAGATTTTCTTATGAAGATCTGTGTGTGAGCAGTCACACTTACTATACTAGAATGGCTAAGCCTTCATTTTACAATATAAAAACTAGAAGGCAGAGAAGCCTTGAAGGACATGAGGCACTCTTCTGTTTGTAATTATGTCACCATCATCCTGTTATCTATAGGGTTACAGTGGAAAGTTAACAACTATGACAAATGAGCAAAtgaaccacagtttcaagggttATTGAAAATTTGTAGTAAATGTTCTGGCCATTACTTGTATGTCATGCAAAGGCACAGGTCTCTGCCATGAAAAGTGTGGACTGTGCTTCAGAAAAACTGAGAAGAGCTTTGAGGTCTATACATGGACACAAATGCTCTGGAAAAGAGAGCAGCATTGCTGGGCAGGTAGCATCTAAATAGAGCTTCCTTTCCACTCCACTCCTCCATACAGATATCCTTAATAGGCTTCTGTCTCTCACCTCTAAAGCTACACAAACATCTGAAGAAAAGACAGCTTTTCTTTTCCACACTGGCCAGGGCTGCAGAAAGAGGCCTGTTCCTGTGCTTTCAGTAGCTTAGCCTGAACAGTATATGCATAGGCGGCTTTGCATCACAGGATCCTTCTGGATAACTTCTTTTTCTAGACAGGCCTTCATGAAGGAGAAAACATCTGAGAGTGTTGAGACAGAGATCCAGGCTCAGGGAAAGCATCCAGAAGCCATAAAAGCTAACCTCACACTtggtctttgaagaaaaatatctgGCAAACTCGATTGTCTTTACCAAGATTCTACCATTCATTCTTGAAGCCTTGATCACCCCATAGGaatacatatttttcatttaGGGGACTATCTGGGGCATCAACTAatctgggattcccctctgtgtgctgtgaatatcattggttaataaagaagctgccttgggcctgttaataggacagaacttaggtaggtggggaaaactaaactgaatgctggaagaaaggaggtggagccagagagaagccatggagtctcTGCCAGAGATatacatgctgaaactttgctggtaggccacgaccttgtggtgatgcacagattaatggatatgggttaaattaagatgtaagaattagctaataagaagctagaactaatgggccaagcaatgatttaattaatacagtttctgtgtgattatttcagggataAGTGGCCAGGGAACAACAAATGGCTCTCTCCTCCTACAATCAACAGCTTAAAATAGGCAGACTGGCACTAGGTAAGCAGCTAGCCCCCCAAAATCGAGTTGGCTGATGATAGTAGCATGACAGTAGTGGGTGCAATTGCTCACCAATGGGCATTTTCCTTCATGATATGGAACCAGGAAGTAAAATGGGATCATTTCAGCTTCAGCTCTCATTGTGACTGGTTTTGCTAGCCAGTGTTTTTCTAGTCAAAGGAAGACAGTGGGGGTCTGGCTCAAGgggtttcagaagagaagaatgtTAATATGTGGTCTAGAAATTATTCTTCGGGTATTTTGGTAAAGAGTATGACTAATTTCTGCCTTTGTCCAAAAAATATGCCCAAgtctaaattgaagagtttttgATTAATAGCATTGACAGAGGAACTCTCAAAACAGCCTTGTATCAACTCTGTCCTGTGGTTATTAGAGTTTACTCTTATGAAAACCtagaatgaaaagaagcaagctgagtAAGAAAAcctacaaaatgtacaatttgaggagaaaagggcaccagaaagtg contains the following coding sequences:
- the LOC142837846 gene encoding mas-related G-protein coupled receptor member B4-like, producing the protein MDPSTPAWSTDNTTMNETYCTENLPCIDSITIILNILKAGIAVVGLAGNAIVLWLLSFHIQRNAFSVYVLNLAGADFLSLSFLTVHTLGYILFHFHVICFNIPNYLINAFIFVYLAGMCIIAAISAERCLSVLWPIWYHCQRPRHLSAVICALLWAFSLLLSLLLGHDCGLLNHYYNRSLCRSYNFITVVFVIVSSVVLCGSSLTLLVRIFCGSQRIPVTRLCVTITFTVLVFLFFGLPFGIYLFLLSWIEEFNEVFFCLVVEMTTFLSCINSCANPIIYFLIGSVRHRRFQRQTLKVLLQRAMQDTPEKEGEETSSSRNPGEQEAVWCSS